From the Mesorhizobium koreense genome, the window TCATGCGCTGGCCATCGCGGCCTCGTTCGCCGCAGGGCTGGTCGCCAATTTCGGTTCGATGACGAAGTCGCTCCATGCCGGCCGCACCGCGCAATCGGGGATCCAGGCCGTTCGCCTTGCAAAGGTCGGCTATACGGGCAGCCTCGATGCCGTGGAGCATCGCTCCGGCTTTCTCAGGGCCTTCTCCCCCTCGAGCGCGCCCGATCTCGATCCGGCCGCATTCCGGATCGGCGAGGAGTGGATATCGGCGCGGTTCGGCACCAACATCAAGCGCTATCCGACATGCTATGCAACGCACCGCGCCATAGATGCCATGCTGGATCTGGTTGAAGAGCATGACCTTTCCGCGGATGACGTGGGAACGATCCATGTCCACACCGGTGTCACCCAGCGTCTGATGCTGCGAAACCAGCAGCCACAGACGGGGCTTGCCGCCAAGTTCTCGATGGAATTCGCCATGGCCAGCGCCCTCATCGCCCGCAGGGTGGGGCTGCGTGAACTGACCGACGAATTCGTTTCGCGTGAGGACGTGCAATCGGTCCTTGGTCGGGTCGAGGTGACCGTGAACGAGGATGAGGCGGGGACCGACATGCCGTTTGCGCCGTATGATCTGGTCTGGGTGACGCTCAAGGATGGCTCCGTTCATCGCCATGAGCCGGTGGAGAACGCCCGGGGGAGCTGGCAGCTTCAGCTCAGCCGCGAAGAATTGCAGGCGAAATTCACCGATTGCGCCTCGATATTGCTGCCGCAGGAACGCGTGCAGCCGCTGTTCGAAACGCTCTATCGGATCGACGAAATCGGCGATCTTCGCGAGCTTGCTCTGGTGTGAGCTAGGCCGGGCGAGGAAAGGGAAAGGACACGGGAACAAGGGAATGACACATCTGCCGCAGCAACAGATTCCTGGCGTCTATCACCGCCGCTTCGGCGAATTCCTGGTGACGGCCCTGTCGGATGGCTATGTCGAGATGGGTTACAATATCTTCCGCGAATTCTCGCGCGAGGACGTCGACGTGATGATGGCGCGCGACCACAGGATATCGCCGCCGCGGATCTCGGTGAATTGCTTCCTGCTGCGGGGACCGGCCGGGACCGCGCTGATCGACTGCGGTTCGCAGGACAAATTCGGCCCGACCGCCGGCAAGCTGTTCGACAACCTCGCCGCCGCCGGTGTCGATCCGGCGGAAGTCGAATATGTGCTGTTGACCCACTGCCATCCCGACCATTCCTGCGGGCTCACGGATGTCCGGACCGGCGAGCGGCTTTTCCCGAACGCCACGGTAATCGCCAATCACAAGGAGATCGCGCACTGGTTTTCGGACAAGGAGATGGCGGCTGCGGACGAGCGCAAGCGCGAGCGCTATTTCACCTGGACGCGCGAGCAGATCGGCCCCTATCGTGACGGCCGGCTTCGGTTGGCAAAGGATGGGGAAGAGGTTCTGCCGGGGATCACCCTTGTGGAGTGCGCGGGCCACACACCCGGCCACAGCACATGGCTTATCCGTTCGGAAGGCAAGCAGATGATCGTCTGGGGCGACCTTGCCCATGTGCCCGAGATCCAGGTGGCGCGACCGGACGTTTCGATGAGTTTCGATCATGATCCCGACATGGCAGCCAGGAATCGCACAGCGCTCCTGGCGCGGATTCTGGCCGAGGACATGCTCGTTGCCGGCATGCATATCCATTTCCCCGGCCTCGGCTGGCTCGTTCGCGAGGGCGCTGGTTATCGGGTCGCGACCGAACAGTGGAACTTCGAGATCTGACGGACCCGGATAGCGGAAGGAAACATGGCAAAAGCCTCGACCATACGTGACGTCGCCCAACTGGCCCAGGTTTCGATCGGGACGGTTTCGCGCGTGGTCAACGACGCGGTGGATGTGAAGCCGCATATCCGCAAGGCAGTGGAAAACGCCATCGAGCAACTGGGTTACGTGCCGAATGCCGCTGCCAAATCCATGCGCATGGGCCGTACCCGCACGGTGGGATGCATCCTGCGCGAGATCAACATCGCTCAGCTGGGAGGATTCGTCTCGACCGCGCAGAATGTACTCAACGAATCCGGATATTCGATGCTGATCTCGAATACGGAGGGCCGGACGCAGCGGGAGATCCAGCTGCTGCGCCGCTTCTCCAACGGGCAGGTCGATGGCGTCCTGATGGGGCCATATACCCCGATCGAAGGCGAGTTCGAGGAAATCCTGCGCGCGCTTCCCATACCCTTCGTGATGATCGACCGCGACCAGCCGGAATGGTGTGACGCCGTCTACGCCGATCACGAAGGCGGAACCTTCAACGCAACCGGGCATCTGCTCGACCTTGGCCATCGGCAGATCGCATTGCTGACCGGACCGACCCGGCTCCACCCGGGAGCCGCGCGAGTCCGCGGCTTCGAGCGCGCTCATGCCGCGCGCGGATTGCAGCCGGTGCCGGAGTTCGTCATAGCGGAGAGTTTCCTGCGCGACCATGCCTACAGGGCGACGTCTTCCCTGCTCGGCCTTTCGCAGCGGCCGACGGCCGTAATCGCCGGCGGGATAGACATGCTTTCCGGCGTGTTGCGCGCGATACGCACGCGCGGCCTATCGATCCCGCAGGATATTTCTGTCGTCGCGTCGGGCCAGAACGACCTTTGCGATCTGCATCAGCCGCCGATCGGGGTCGTCAGTTGGGACCAGAACGAGGTCGGCGCGACGGCTGCGACGCTGCTGCTCAATCACATCATCCACGAGAAGAGGGACGAACCGCGCCGGGTCATTATTCCCACGACTTTCAACCCGCAATCCTCATGTGCGCCGCCCAAGGGGGCGTTGGGGCCGCCGGCCGCCTGACGGCCAATAAAATTCAGATCTGTTCTTGCCGCTCCGCCGAGGAGCGGGGAGCGGACTTTTGCGTGACGCCAGCCCGACAGGGGCCGGATTGGCAACGCACCCAGTAAGAGGAGAGACCGATGCCAGGAGGCATAAAGCTGTTTTCGGAGTTCAGCCTGCGCAGCGTGACGTTGAAGAACCGCGTCGTCATCTCGCCCATGGGCACGTATTCGGCCGAGAACGGCAATCTTCAACCCTTCCATCATACGCACTACGCCAGCTTCGCCATGGGCGGGGCCGGTCTGGTGATGATCGAGCAGACCTCGATCACGCGCCGAGGCCGGGTGACGAACGGCGATCCGGGTCTCTGGCAGGACAGCCATATTGCCGGAATGCGGCAATTGGTGAGCCATATGAAGAGCTATGGCGCCAAGGCCGGAATCCAGCTCAACCATGGTGGGCGCAAATCCAGCATGCAGCGCGCCTTCCGCGGCAATGGCCCGCTGACCGACGCAGACCTGGCCAGCGGCGAGGAGCGGTGGACGCCGATGGCGCCGTCCGCCCTTTCACTGGGCGAGGGGTGGCTTACGCCCGAAGCGATCACCCTGGGAGAGCTCGACGGCTTGCGACAGGCATGGGCGTCCGCCGCCCGGCGCGCGGTTCTGGCGGGTTTCGATCTGATCGAAATCCATATGGCGCATGGCTATCTGCTGCAGAACTTCCTCTCGCCGCTCGCCAACCAGCGCGAGGACGACTATGGCGGCAGTCTCGAGAACCGCATGCGCTTTCCACTCGAGGTCGTGCGCGCGGTGCGGGCCGTCGTGCCGCAGTCCATGCCGCTTTTCGCTCGTATCTCCGCCACCGACTGGATAGAAGGCGGCTGGACCATCGAGGATAGTCTCGTGCTGGCTCGGGCGCTCTCGGAGGCGGGGATCGATCTCGTCGATTGTTCCTCGGGCGGCAATCTGCGCTCCGGCGCCACCAATTCGAGCCTTGGCCGCGGGCCGGGCTATCAGGTGCCGTTCGCCGAGCGTATCCGAGCCGAAACCGGCACTCCGACCGCTGCTGTCGGCATGATCCGAACCCCGGAATTTGCCGAGCGGATCGTTCAGGACGGACGGGCCGACCTGATTTGCCTCGGCCGTCAGGCGCTGTTCGACCCATTCTGGGCGCATCACGCAGCCGAGGCTCTGGGCGTTAATGACGGTTTCTCGGAATGGACGCCTCAATATGGCTGGTGGCTCAACAAATGGTCGCGAGCGCTTGCCGCGAATGGCGAGACCCCCATGGGCTCCGAGGTCTTTCCCGAGCCCGCCGCGGTGGCGGCAGGCAGACGCTCCCGTTCGTCCCGCGCCTGAACGAAGATCCATGGAGGGAAAAGATCATGCCTGTTCGCATCTGGCACCAGTCCGTCAATGAACTCAGCCGCATCGCGGCTTACAAGCAGGGCATTGAAGCCCATGCCCGCGCCTTTCTCGGCACCGAGGCGCAGGTGGAGGTCCACGGCCTGCCGGAGGGTACATATGGCGCGCTGAGCCCGAGCGACGCGCTCGGCAATGCCTATACCTATCACCGCCTTCTCTCGCCTCTCGTCGACATGGCGGTGGAGGCGGAACGGCAGGGCTACGACGCTTTCGTCATGGGCTCGTTCAGCGAGCCGTATCTGCGCGAGATGCGGACCGCAGTCGACATACCGGTGGCTTCGCTGACGGAGGCGGCGTTGCTGACCGGCTGTTCGCTGGGCTCGCAGATCGGGTTGATTTCGAACGCCCCGAACGTGGCCTACATGACCCGGCTTTCGGTTGCCAAGCACCACCTCGAGGCGCGCGTGCTCTCGGTAACCTCCCTCTCGCCGGGCATGGACGAATATGAACTGATCGCGGCGCGCGAGGATGCTTCCGCGCTTATCGCCGCCTTCACGAATACGGCGCGCGACCTGATCGCCAAGGGAGCGGACGTCATCGTGCCGGCCGAGGGTGTGATGGCTGAAATCTTCGCGCACAAGGGGCTGAAGCAGATCGACAAGGCGGTCGTCATCGATGTCTTCGCCGCCGCGTGGAGCCATGCGCTCAACCTCGTCCGTCTGCGGCGTGCCGGTATCGGCACCAGTCGCGCCTGGCTTTACAGCCGCGGCTGAGAAGATCACCGGATTTCAATTCCCTGGAA encodes:
- a CDS encoding MmgE/PrpD family protein — translated: MDGITRKAAEFVAGFDMASAPAEALHAARIGIVDCVGVMLAGSREPAVELVANIATPLPGSNDAPRAVNGNCYAAPDAALINGVAAHVLDFDDVALAGHPSTVLVPAILAEGHEVRASGQDAIEAYLVGYELWAHLAELEPGHLHDRGFHPTAVMGTLATAAAAARLHRLSPEATAHALAIAASFAAGLVANFGSMTKSLHAGRTAQSGIQAVRLAKVGYTGSLDAVEHRSGFLRAFSPSSAPDLDPAAFRIGEEWISARFGTNIKRYPTCYATHRAIDAMLDLVEEHDLSADDVGTIHVHTGVTQRLMLRNQQPQTGLAAKFSMEFAMASALIARRVGLRELTDEFVSREDVQSVLGRVEVTVNEDEAGTDMPFAPYDLVWVTLKDGSVHRHEPVENARGSWQLQLSREELQAKFTDCASILLPQERVQPLFETLYRIDEIGDLRELALV
- a CDS encoding aspartate/glutamate racemase family protein, with the protein product MPVRIWHQSVNELSRIAAYKQGIEAHARAFLGTEAQVEVHGLPEGTYGALSPSDALGNAYTYHRLLSPLVDMAVEAERQGYDAFVMGSFSEPYLREMRTAVDIPVASLTEAALLTGCSLGSQIGLISNAPNVAYMTRLSVAKHHLEARVLSVTSLSPGMDEYELIAAREDASALIAAFTNTARDLIAKGADVIVPAEGVMAEIFAHKGLKQIDKAVVIDVFAAAWSHALNLVRLRRAGIGTSRAWLYSRG
- a CDS encoding LacI family DNA-binding transcriptional regulator codes for the protein MAKASTIRDVAQLAQVSIGTVSRVVNDAVDVKPHIRKAVENAIEQLGYVPNAAAKSMRMGRTRTVGCILREINIAQLGGFVSTAQNVLNESGYSMLISNTEGRTQREIQLLRRFSNGQVDGVLMGPYTPIEGEFEEILRALPIPFVMIDRDQPEWCDAVYADHEGGTFNATGHLLDLGHRQIALLTGPTRLHPGAARVRGFERAHAARGLQPVPEFVIAESFLRDHAYRATSSLLGLSQRPTAVIAGGIDMLSGVLRAIRTRGLSIPQDISVVASGQNDLCDLHQPPIGVVSWDQNEVGATAATLLLNHIIHEKRDEPRRVIIPTTFNPQSSCAPPKGALGPPAA
- a CDS encoding NADH:flavin oxidoreductase/NADH oxidase, with the protein product MPGGIKLFSEFSLRSVTLKNRVVISPMGTYSAENGNLQPFHHTHYASFAMGGAGLVMIEQTSITRRGRVTNGDPGLWQDSHIAGMRQLVSHMKSYGAKAGIQLNHGGRKSSMQRAFRGNGPLTDADLASGEERWTPMAPSALSLGEGWLTPEAITLGELDGLRQAWASAARRAVLAGFDLIEIHMAHGYLLQNFLSPLANQREDDYGGSLENRMRFPLEVVRAVRAVVPQSMPLFARISATDWIEGGWTIEDSLVLARALSEAGIDLVDCSSGGNLRSGATNSSLGRGPGYQVPFAERIRAETGTPTAAVGMIRTPEFAERIVQDGRADLICLGRQALFDPFWAHHAAEALGVNDGFSEWTPQYGWWLNKWSRALAANGETPMGSEVFPEPAAVAAGRRSRSSRA
- a CDS encoding MBL fold metallo-hydrolase, with protein sequence MTHLPQQQIPGVYHRRFGEFLVTALSDGYVEMGYNIFREFSREDVDVMMARDHRISPPRISVNCFLLRGPAGTALIDCGSQDKFGPTAGKLFDNLAAAGVDPAEVEYVLLTHCHPDHSCGLTDVRTGERLFPNATVIANHKEIAHWFSDKEMAAADERKRERYFTWTREQIGPYRDGRLRLAKDGEEVLPGITLVECAGHTPGHSTWLIRSEGKQMIVWGDLAHVPEIQVARPDVSMSFDHDPDMAARNRTALLARILAEDMLVAGMHIHFPGLGWLVREGAGYRVATEQWNFEI